A segment of the Acidimicrobiales bacterium genome:
CGTGCGCGACGAACTGCCCTTGCTCGAGCACCTGGTGATCATCGACGACCACGACGGGGTCGCCGGTGACTCGGTGATGCACTGGAGCACGCTCCTCAGCCATGCGCCCCTGGGCCTGGCCGAGGCCGCGGCGTCGATCTCGCCCGACCGGATCGCCACCGTCATCTACACGTCGGGCACCACCGGGCCGCCCAAGGGCGTGCTGCTCAGCCACTACAACATCACGTTCACGGCCGAGAGCCTGAAGCGCACGATCGAGCTCGACAGCTACGCCGGCAAGAAGGTCGTGAGCTACCTGCCCATGGCCCACATCGCCGAGCGGATGACCAGCCACTACATGCAGGCCCTGCTCGGCTACACCGTCACCACCTGCCCGGAGCCCGGCGCCGTCGCCACCTTCGCCCGCGAGGTCCGGCCCAACATCATGTTCGGGGTGCCCCGCGTGTGGGAGAAGGTGTACGCGGGCGTCAACGCCGCCTTGGCCGGCGATCACGAACGCAAGAAGCAGTTCGACGAGGCCGTCGCCGCGGCCAAGCCCATCGTGCAGGCGCGGGCGTGGGACCGGGCGAGCGCCGAGGACCTGGCCACCTACGAGTTCCTCGACCAGGTCGCCTTCTCGCAGGTGCGCGAGCTCATCGGCCTGAACGAGCTCGACATCGCCATCACCGGGGCCGCTCCCATGACCCAGGAGATCCTGGAGTGGTTCCGGGCCATCGGCGTGCCGCTGTCGGAGATCTACGGCATGTCCGAGAGCTCCGGCCCCATGACGTTCGTGCCCTTCAAGGTGAAGCCCGGGACGGTCGGCCCGGCGATCCACGGCTGCGAGGTGGCCCTGGCCGACGACGGCGAGATCGTCTGCCGGGGCGGCAACGTGTTCCTCGGCTACATCCACGACCCGGAGAAGACGGCCGAGGCCCTCGACGCCGACGGCTGGCTCCACTCCGGCGACATCGGCACGGTCGACGAGGACGGCTACTACCGCATCGTCGACCGCAAGAAGGAGCTGATCATCACCGCCGGCGGCAAGAACATCAGCCCGGCGAACCTCGAGGCCGCCCTGAAGGCGATCCCGCTCATCGGGCAGGCCTGCGCCATCGGCGACAACCGGCCCTTCATCTCCGCCCTGCTGGCGCTCGACCCCGAGGTGGCACCGGCCTGGGCCCGGGCCAACGACATCGACTTCGACGACCTCGAGGATCTGGCCCGCAACCCCGTCGTGCACGACGAGGTGCAGCTCGGCGTCGACGAGATCAACAAGCAGTTCTCCCGGGTCGAGCAGATCAAGAAGTGGGTGCTGCTGGGCGAGGAGTGGCTGGCCGACTCCGACGTGCTCACGCCCACCTCGAAGCTGAAGCGCCGGGGCATCAGCGCCAAGTACGCCGACGTGATCGAGGCCATGTACGCCTAGCGGCGGGCAGCGGCCGCCCGTCGCCTACCGTCGCGCCCGTGGAACCGGTGCTGCGGTGCTCCGGGCTGGTGAAGCGCTACGGCGAGCGGCTGGCGGTCGACAGGGTCGGCTTCGAGATCGCGGCCGGCGAGACGTACGGCCTGCTCGGACCCAACGGCGCGGGCAAGACCACCACCATCTCCATGGTCTGCGGCATCCTCGCCCGCGACGCCGGCGAGGTGGTGGTGGCAGGCGAGCCCATGCACCCGGGTGCGGCGCGGGCCAAGGCCGCCATCGGCCTGGTGCCCCAGGACATCGCCCTGTTCCCCGACCTCAGCGCGGCCGAGAACCTGCGCTTCTTCGGCCGCCTCCAGGGCCTCGCGGGGAAGCACCTCGAGGCGCGGGTGGCGACCGTGCTCGACGTGGTGGGCCTGGCCGACCGGGCAAGGGAGCGGGTGGACGCCTACTCGGGCGGGATGAGGCGGCGCGCCAACATCGGCGTCGGGCTGCTGCACGAGCCCCGGCTGCTGGTGCTCGACGAGCCCACCGTGGGCGTCGACCCCCAGAGCCGCAACGCCATCCTGGAGAGCATCGAGGCCCTCGGCCGCGAGGGGCTGGCGGTGCTCTACACCACCCACTACATGGAAGAGGCCGAGCGCCTCTGCGACCGGGTGGGGATCATCGACGAGGGCTGCATCGTGGCCGAGGGCACCCGCCGCGAGCTGGTCGCCCAGATCGGCGAGCACGACCGGGTTCAGGTCGCAGGGGTCGGTGACCTGGCCGCCTTCGCCCAGCGGGCCCGCGAGGTGGACGGCGTCGTGGCCGCCACTGTGGCCGACGGTCGGGTCGACGTGCTCGCCCGCTCGGCCGAGGCCGCGCTGGCCCCGCTGGTGGCCGGGGCCGCGGCGGCGGGCGTGGTGATCGCCGGCATCGAGGTGACCGAGCCCGACCTCGAGGCGGTCTTCCTGCACCTCACCGGCAAGGCGCTCCGGGACTGAGCGGCGACGATGCGGCCCGAGGTGGTGATCGCCCAGAACGACCTCCGCCGTGGCCTGCGCAACCGCTCGGCGGTGATCACGGCCTTCGTGGGACCGCTGGTGCTCGCCACGATCATCTCGTTCGCCTTCGGCGCGAACGCCGAGGGCTTCCGGGCCACGATCGGCGTGGTCGACGCCGACGCCAGCGAGCTCGGCTCGTCCATCGCCAGGGGCCTGACGGGCGCCGACGGGCCGGGCGGGGAGTCGCCGGTGACGTTCACCGTCATCGGCTCGGAGTCCGCAGCCCGGACCCGGGTCGACGACGGCGACATCGCCGCGGCCATCGTGATCCCCGCCGGCTTCGGGGCGTCGATCACCGGCGGCCGGCCCCTCGACCTCACCGTGCTGACCAGACCGGACGAGCAGGTGAGCGCCGAGGTGGCGCGGGCCGTGGCCGGCGACATCGCCAACCGGCTGCAGGCGACCCGCCTGGCCGTGGCCACCGCCGCCGCCAGCACCGGGGCGAGCCCCACCGCCGCGCAGCTCGAGGCCTGGGCCGCGGCCGCCCAGGACCAGGCGGCGGCGATCACCGTCGTGGACGTGTCACCCGGCCGGGGCGAGGTCTCGTTCACGGCCTACTTCGGGGCGTCGATGGCGATCGTGTTCCTGTTCCTGGCGGTGGGGGCCGGCGCCCGGTCGCTGATCGTGGAGCGGCGCGACGGCACCCTCGCCCGCGAGCTGGCCGCGCCGATCACGCCCCGCACCGTCCTGGCCGGGAAGACCCTGGCGGTGTTCGTGCTGGGTCTGCTCGCCATGGTCACGATGTGGCTCGTGACCACCGTGGTGTTCGGTGCCCGCTGGGGTGACCCGGTGGCCGTGGTGGTCGTGGCCGCGGCCACGGTGTTCGCCATCGCGGGGGTGAGCACGCTCGTCACCGCCCTGGCCCGCACCGAGGCGCAGGCCGACGCCCTGGCCGCGGCCGTCACCTTCACCCTCGCCCTCCTCGGCGGCAACTTCGTCCAGCCCGGTGCCCTCCCCGACGTGCTGCGCCGGCTTTCCCTCGCCACCCCCAACGGCTGGGCCCTGCGGGCCTTCACCGACCTGTCGGCCGACGAAGCCGGCCTGGTCGAGGTGCTGCCCGCCATCGGGGTGCTGGCGGCGATCGGTGCGGTCACCCTCACGCTGGGGCTCAGCCGCCTCGGCCGGCTGGTGGCGACCGGGTGAGCACCACCGAGGTCGGGGCACCGAGCGACCGGCGACCCGCCCTGCGGCGCACTCCACCGGCCCGGGCCGTCGCGGCCGTCGCCGGCGTCGACTTCCGCCGCCTGACGCGCGACCGCACCGCGCTGTTCTTCGTCGTCGTGCTGCCGGTCGTCGTCATCATCATCATCGGCGTCACGTTCGGCGCCAACGCCGAGGTGACGATCGGCGTGGTGGACCAGGACGGGAGCGAGCTGTCGGCGGCCCTGGTCGCCGACCTCGACGCCAGCGACGCCCTGGCGGTGCAGTGGTTCGACTCGCTCGACGCCCTCAACGCCGAGGTCCGCCGGTCGGGCGTGGTCGCAGGGGTGGTGATCCCGCCCGGCTACGGCCGAGCGCTCCGGAGCGCCAGCCCGGCCGAGCTGCGGTTCGTCGAGGGGCTGGCCGGGGGCGACAGCTTCGCGGCCCGCACCCCGGTGCTGGCCGCGGCGTCGGCCCAGGGGGCCACCGTGCAGGCCGCCCGCTTCGCCGCGGCCCAGACCGGCGAAGCCTACGAGCGCGCCCTCGACACGGCCGAGCAGCTGGCCCGGTCGGGCCCGGCGGTCGGCGTCGCCGTGGAGCCCGTGGGCCGAGCGGTGGAGGACGTCAGCAGGTTCTCCTACACCGCACCGACGAACCTGGTCCTCTTCGTGTTCCTGAACTCCCTCACCGCCGCCACCGCCTTCGCCGAGATGCGACGCCTGGGCATGACCCGACGCATGCTCGCGGCCCCGCTCGCGGGCGGCGACGTGGTCGCGGGCATCACCCTCAACCGCTTCGCCTTCGCGCTGCTCCAGAGCCTGCTCATCGTCGCGGTCGGCGCGTTCCTCTTCGGCGTGCGCTGGGGAGACCCGCTCGCCGCCGGCGCGCTGGTGGTGGTGTTCGCCCTGGTGAGCACCGGAGCCGGCATGCTGCTCGGCACCTTCGTGCGGTCGCCCGACCAGGCCGGGGCCCTCGGGCCGCCCATCGGGATCGCGCTCGGGATGCTGGGCGGCTGCATGTGGACCCTCGAGATCGTGTCGCCCACCATGCGGGCCATCGGCCACCTCACCCCGCACGCCTGGGCGGTGGACGCGTGGCTGGAGCTCGTCTTCTACGGCGGCCACCTGGCCGACATCGTCCGCGAGCTGGCGGTGCTGGGGGGCTTCGCCGTGGCGTTGCTGGGCCTGGCCGTCGTGCGGGTGGGCCGCCAGCTGGCCTAGTGCGGCCCGGATGGTGCGGCCCGGAGGGTGCGGCCCGCTCGCCCGCCGAACCCGGCGCGCCTCGAACTGTGTGGACGAATCCCGATGGGATGCGGGCTCGTCCACACAGTACGGTCAGGGAAGCGGGACGCGCCGGATCAGCGGACGTCGCCGCGCTCGGCCGCAGCCACGTGCGGGCGCACGGTCAGCAGGTACCACAGCGCGATCACGAGCCCCGGCAGCAGGAACAGCACCCCGATCGCGGGGGCGGCGATCCACACCACGCGGCGTCGCCCGGCCAGCGCGAACGCCCACTCCGGCCGGTTGGCGGCGTCGAGCAGGGCCCACACCGACAGGGCGAGGGGCACCGCGAACACGGCGATGGAGACGACGGTGACGACGAGCCGCCACAGGCCGTCCATCGGCGCCGCGAACACGGCCATCGGCGCCGCGTGCGATCAGGTGTGGTCGAAGGTGCCGGTCACGACGACCAGCACGATGAGCAGGATGCCGAGCATGATGCCGAGCAGGGCCCCGACGATGAGCGGCTTGTCCGACTGGCTGGTCTCCACCGGGTCCTCCGAGCGGCCGACGGGCGTGCAGGGCCCTCAGTCTGCCCGACCCCGGGCGCCGGCGCGACGGGCGCTCACCCCGCGGCAGCGGTGGCCTTGAGGGCGGCGCCGAAGGCGGCCAGGGCCTGGTCGATCTGGGCCTCGGTGACGACCAGCGGCGGCATCCACCGGATCACGTTGCCGTGCGTGCCGGCGTTCATGAGCAGCAACCGGCCCTCGTCGACGCAGTGGTGCTGCACGGCCGCCACCCGCGCCGCGTCAGGCTGGCCGGTCGCGGGGTCGACCAGCTCCGACGCCACCATGAGCCCGAGGCCGCGCACGTCGCCGAGACCGGGGTCGTGGCGCTGCAGCTCTCGCAGGCCGCCGATGAGCTGCCCGCCGCGGGCCTGGACGTGCTCGACGAAGCCGGGCTCGGTGAGCACGTCGATGGTGGCCAGCGCCGCCGCGCACCCGAGCGCGTTGCCGCCGTAGGTGCCGCCGTGCGCACCCGTCGGCCAGCGGCTCATGATCTCGGCCGAGGCGCCGATCGCCGAGAACGGGAAGCCGGAGGCGATCCCCTTGGCCATCACCACCACGTCGGGCCGCACCCCGGCGTGCTCGTGGGCGAACATGCGGCCGGTGCGGGCGAAGCCGCTCTGGACCTCGTCGGCCACGAAGAGGATCCCGTGGTCGCGACAGATCCGCTCGACGCCCCGCAGGAATTCGAACGGCGCCGGCAGGTAGCCGCCCTCGCCGAGCACCGGCTCGATGATCATGGCCGCGGTCTCCTGCGGGGCCGTCTGGGCCTTGAGCAGCAGCTCCAGCTCCCGCAGGCACCGGGCCGTCGCGGCGTCCTCGGTCTCGCCGGTGGAGAACCAGGCGGGAAAGGGCGCCACGAACACCCCGGCCGGCAGCGGCTGGTAGCCGGCGCGGTAGCTGGTCTTCGACGTGGTCATGGCCATCGTCTGGGCGGTGCGGCCGTGGAAGCTGCCCTGGAACACGACGATGTTGGGTCGGCCGGTGGCCTGCCGGGCCAGCTTCACCGCCGCCTCGGTGGCCTCCGCCCCCGAGTTGGCGAAGAAGAAGGTGTCGACACCGTCGTGCAGGAGGCCCGACAGCCGGGCGGCCAGGGGCTCGAGCAGGGGGTGGCGGTAGCAGTTGACCTGGGCGTGGATGAACCGGGTCGCCTGCTCCTGGATGGCCGCCACCACCTTGGGGTGGCAGTGGCCCGTGCTGGTGACGGCGATGCCGCTGGTGAAGTCGAGGTACTCCGTGCCGTCGACCGTGGTGACGACCGAACCGGAGCCCGAGACCACCTCGAGGTCGGTGACCCGGAACCAGACGGGGGACAGATGCGACGCCATGGCGGGACCGACCTTTCGCTCACAGCTGCGGTGGGTCCAGGGTAGCCAGGGCGGGCCGGGCCGTTCTCGGCGACCGCGACCGCGGCGCGCCGGTCAGGCCTCGGGAGGTGAGGAACGGCGGCGCTGGCCCCAGATCCGCACGCCCACGAGGCCGGCCCCGCCGAGGGCGACCACGGCGACGACGACGGCCCACGGGAACCCGCTGTCGCCGCCGTCGCCGGCCTCGGGATCGAGGGCCTGATCGGTGCCGATGGTGGAGATCGCCGGGCCGGTCGTGGGCGGCACGGCCGTCGTCGACGAGACCGTCGGCGGCGCGGTCGTCGGCGGCGCGGGCACGTCCACCGTCAGCGCCGTGGTGCCCGGCGGGAACGCCGACGTGATCTCCAGCTGCCAGCTCCCCGCTCCGGGCACGGGCACGCTGCCCGCGTAGACGCCGGGCTCACCGGCGGATGCCAGGGCCGTGGTGCTCACCGGGCTGCTGGCCGGGTCGACCACCGTGACCTCGACCCGGGCCCCCTCGGCCTCGTGCCCGTCGACCTCATAGGTGACCCGGACCTGCACGAGCACGCTGGCGACCCCGTCGGGCTGCGCGGCCAGCACCTCGATCACGGCGTTGCCGCCATGGGCGAGGGAGGGACCGGCCGACACCAGGACCACCCCGGTGACGACCATCACGGCGAACAGGGATCGGAGGGCGCGGCCCATTGCCGGGCACCGTAGCCCCCACCGGTCGGCGCGCCCGCTCAGGGCTCCGTATCGTCGGGCTCGTGGCCGCCACCCGCAGGACCGAACCCGGCCGGGCCCGGCCGCCCCGGCGCCCCCGTGCCTCACCGCCCGTGGCCGAGACGCCGTGGCGGTGGCGCCTGGAGAGGACCGGAGCGATGAGGGTCCCCGGCATCGTGTTCGCGTCCGAGGCCCTGCTGCCCGACCTGCTGGCCGACCGGTCGCTCGATCAGGTGGTGAACGTGGCGACGCTGCCGGGCATCGTGCAGGCGTCGTACGCCATGCCCGACGTGCACTGGGGCTACGGCTTCCCCATCGGGGGCGTCGCCGCCACGGACGTGGCCGACGGCGGCGTGGTGTCCCCCGGCGGCGTGGGGTTCGACATCTCCTGCGGGGTGCGCCTCCTGGTGGCCCCGATGGTCGCCGGCGAGCTGCGGCCGCACCTCCCCGCGCTGCTGGACGCGCTCGGCCGCGCCGTCCCGCGGGGCCTCGGCGCCGGCGGCCTCTGGTCCCTCGACCGCGACGAGCTCGACGACGTGCTGGAGCGGGGCGCGGTGGCGGCGGTGGAGCGGGGGCGGGGCACGCCCCACGACCTCGAGCGGTGCGAGGACGGCGGCCTGCTCGCCGGGGCCGATCCCTCGTCGGTGAGCCGGCGCGCCGTCGAGCGCGGCCTGCTCCAGGTGGGCAGCCTGGGGAGCGGCAACCACTTCCTCGAGGTGCAGGTCGTCGAGCAGGTCGTCGACGCGGCCACCGCATCGGCCTGGGGCATCTCGCTGGGCCAGGTGTGCGTGATGATCCACAGCGGCTCGCGCGGCCTGGGCCACCAGGTCTGCTCGGACCACGTCCGGGTGATGCTCGACGCCATGCCCCGCTACGGCATCACCGTGCCCGACCAGCAGCTGGCGTGCGTGCCGGTCGACTCGCCCGAGGGCCGGGCGTACCTGGGCGCCATGGCCGCCTCCGCCAACTACGGCCGGGCGAACCGCCAGCTGTTGGCCGAAGCGGCCCGCGACGCCTTCGCCGCGGTGACCGGCCGGCGCGACCTGGTGCTGCTGTACGACGTCTCGCACAACCTGGCCAAGCTGGAGCGCCACCCGGTCGGCGGTCGGCACCTCGACCTGTGCGTGCACCGCAAGGGGGCGACCCGCGCCCTGCCCCCCGGCCACCCCGACCTGCCGGCCGACCTCCGGGCCACCGGGCAGCCCGTGCTGGTGCCGGGCTCGATGGGGACGGCCTCGTACCTGCTGGCCGGCTCGCCCACGGGTGAGGCCTTCCACTCCACGTGCCACGGGGCGGGCCGCACGATGAGCCGCCACGAGGCGACCCGTCGGGTGAGCGGCCGTCAGCTCCTCGCCCAGCTGGAGGCGGCCGGCATCGGGGTTCGCCCCGGCTCGCTGAAGGGTCTGGCCGAGGAGGCACCGTTCGCGTACAAGGACGTCGACGAGGTCGTCCGCACGGTGGAGCAGGCCGGCCTCGGCCGCCCCGTCGCCCGCCTCCGCCCGCTCGGCGTGGTCAAGGGGTGAGCGGCCCCTGCCGCCCCGTCGGGCGTGGGCGCTACACGTCCACGGTGACGCAGGCGCGCCACACCCCGGCGGCGTCCGGGGCGAAGGTCAGCTGGTGGCGGGAGATCGCCTTGGGGACGGCCCCCACCTCCTCCACCCGGCCGACGGGCACGACCTGGGCGTAGCCGGCCACCCCACCCCGCTCGGTCTCCTCCAGGGCCACGTGCACCGGCACCACGCCCAGCACCTCGAGCTGGTAGAGGACCTCCTCGAGCAGCAGCACCAGCAGCTCCTCGTCGCGGTCGGCCTCGACCGTCAGCGGGACGGGCTCGGTCACCACCGCGTCGGGCAGGGCGGCGAACAGCTCCACCAGGCCGGCCACGGCCTGCTCGAGGCACAGCACGCGGGTGGGGCCCCACGCCTCGACGATCGCGTCGGCGGTATGGGGGGCGACCCGGTGGCCGGCGGCCGGGGCGGTCACGGTCGGCCCCCGCTCAGTCGGCCGGACCGACGTCGACCTCGTACGCCTCGTACACGAGATCGGCGCCACGCTGGCGGTGGCGGGCCAGCAGGGCGAGCAGGCCCAGCAGCCCCTCTCGCGCCGCGCCCAGGTCGTCACCGGAGGGGTCGTCCCCCAGCGCCGCGAGCCGCTTGCGCTCGCCGTCGAGCACGTCGAGGAGGGTGCCGTGGTCGGTGCGGAGACGGTCGACGGCGTGGTTGAGCCGCGGCGCGTGCTCGATGACCTCGGCGAACAGGCCGTCGGGGCCCTCGGTGACCTCGACGTGGTCCACCAGCTCACGGCGGAGCGCCACGAGCTGGGCGTCGACGTCAGCGGCCCAGTCGCCTCCCCTGCCGGCCGCGGGCGCGGCGATGGCCTGCTCCAGGCCGACCATGGCCTCGTGGACCTCGTCACGAGTGCGGCGCGCTTCGACGACCGCCTCGGTGGGCTCCGCGCGGGGGATGTCGCTCATGGTGCGCTCCTCGGCCGGGCGGCCAGGTAGGCCACCGCGGCGTCGATGCTGGCCAGCTTCGGGTAGTCGCGCTCGGGGATCTCGATCCCCGTCGCCTCGTGGATGCCGATCACCAGGTTCAGCGTGTCCATCGAGTCGAGATCGAGTTGATCGGCCAGGTCGACGTCGGGATCCAGCGAACCCAGGTCTGCCTCGGGAGCGATGCGGCCCAGCGCGGCGAGGACCACGTCGCGCAGCTCTTGGTCGGTCATGGCTCCTCCTGCGGTCACAGGTCCTCGGGGGCGTGCAGCAACTTGTCGATGGTGGTCAGGAACCGGGCGCCCCGCAGGCCGTCGGTCACCCGGTGGTCCGCGGCCAGCGTGGCCGTCACGACCGGCCTCGGCCCCACCATGCCACCCTCGGCCCAGGGCCGCTCCGCGACCCGGCCGAAGCCCACCATGGCGACCTGGGGCGGGGTGATCACCGCGTACACGGTCGTGACGCCCTGGTCGCCCAGGTTCGTCACGGTGATCGTGGGGTCGGCCATCTCCGAGCTCCGCAGGCGTCCCGCCCGGGCCCGGCCGACCAGGTCCCGCAGCGCGGCCATCAGCTCGTCGAGGCCCAGGGTGTCGGCATCGTGGATCGCCGGGGCCACCAGCCCGCCGCCGCGGAGCGACACCGCGACGCCGAGGTGGACGTGGTCGGCCGGCCGGAAGCCACCATCGACCCAGAAGCCGTTCAGCTCGGGCAGGGCCCGAGCCGCCAGGGCGGCCGCCTTGAGCAGCAGCACGGCCGGCAGGAGCCGCTCGGCCACCGGCCGCTCGGCGTTCGCGGCATCGAGCCAGGCGGTGGCGGCACCCAGCTCGATGTCGAGGCCCACGTAGTAGTGGGGGATCTCACGCTTGGACCGCTCCATGGAGGCGGCGATGGCCCTGCGCATGGAGGCCTGCCGATCGGCCCCCGTCCTGGCCGCCGGCGCCGCCGGGGCGGGGGCCGCGGGGGCGGGGGCGGGGGCGGCGGCCGACGGGGCGGCGGTGACGTCGCCGGCCACCACCGCACCATCGGGGCCCGAGCCGGCGACGTCGGCCAGGTCGACGCCCCGCTCGGCCGCCAGCCGGCGGGCGTAGGGCGAGCTCCGGGGGCGGCCCGGGGCCGGCGCCGCGGCCACCGCGGGCGACGGCTCCGGGGCCGGGGCCGGGGCCGGGGCCGGCGCCGGGGGTGGGGCCGCGACCTCGGGGGCGGCCCGCTCCACGTCGGCACGGGTGATGCGGCCGCCGGCACCGGTGGGGGCCACCGAGTCCAGATCCACGCCGAGGCGCTCGGCCAGGTGGCGCACCACCGGCGACACCAGGTGGCTGGCGTGCGGTGCGGCGGCCCGGGCGACCGCTGCGGCCGGCGGGGCCGGAACCTCGGCCGGCGCCGCTCGCGGGGCCGGAACCTCGGCCGGGGCCGGGGCCGCTGGCGGGGCCGCTGGCGGCGTGGCGAGCGTCGCGCCCGGCGGCAGCACGGTGGCCAGCAGGGTGCCGACCGGCACCTTGTCGCCCACGGGCACGAGCAGCTCGCCGATCACGCCGCTCTCGAAGATCTCCACCTCGATCGCCGACTTGTCGGTGTCGACCACGGCGACGATGTCGCCCTTGTGCACGGCGTCGCCCGGCTGCACCCGCCACTCGAGCAGCGTGCCGCTCTCCATGTCGGCACCCAGGGACGGCATCCGGAACTCACCCATCGCCCGGCCCTCCCTGCACCAGGGCCCGGGCCGCGGCCACCACGTCGTCGACCTGGGGGATCGCGGCGTCCTCGAGGTGCTTCGGGTGGGGAAGGGGCACCTCGGTGGTGCACAGCCGCTCCACCGGCG
Coding sequences within it:
- a CDS encoding AMP-binding protein, with protein sequence MQEIDEAVAGQTVPSEFVKTVEEHGDLVALRWLDGEEWKEWTFTEYAGLVARAATGLQALGVQPGDHVVLMMRNRPEFHVVDMAALFVGATPVSIYNSSSSEQVQYLASHCDAKVAVVEDPVYLRRFLDVRDELPLLEHLVIIDDHDGVAGDSVMHWSTLLSHAPLGLAEAAASISPDRIATVIYTSGTTGPPKGVLLSHYNITFTAESLKRTIELDSYAGKKVVSYLPMAHIAERMTSHYMQALLGYTVTTCPEPGAVATFAREVRPNIMFGVPRVWEKVYAGVNAALAGDHERKKQFDEAVAAAKPIVQARAWDRASAEDLATYEFLDQVAFSQVRELIGLNELDIAITGAAPMTQEILEWFRAIGVPLSEIYGMSESSGPMTFVPFKVKPGTVGPAIHGCEVALADDGEIVCRGGNVFLGYIHDPEKTAEALDADGWLHSGDIGTVDEDGYYRIVDRKKELIITAGGKNISPANLEAALKAIPLIGQACAIGDNRPFISALLALDPEVAPAWARANDIDFDDLEDLARNPVVHDEVQLGVDEINKQFSRVEQIKKWVLLGEEWLADSDVLTPTSKLKRRGISAKYADVIEAMYA
- a CDS encoding ABC transporter ATP-binding protein — encoded protein: MVKRYGERLAVDRVGFEIAAGETYGLLGPNGAGKTTTISMVCGILARDAGEVVVAGEPMHPGAARAKAAIGLVPQDIALFPDLSAAENLRFFGRLQGLAGKHLEARVATVLDVVGLADRARERVDAYSGGMRRRANIGVGLLHEPRLLVLDEPTVGVDPQSRNAILESIEALGREGLAVLYTTHYMEEAERLCDRVGIIDEGCIVAEGTRRELVAQIGEHDRVQVAGVGDLAAFAQRAREVDGVVAATVADGRVDVLARSAEAALAPLVAGAAAAGVVIAGIEVTEPDLEAVFLHLTGKALRD
- a CDS encoding ABC transporter permease; the encoded protein is MRPEVVIAQNDLRRGLRNRSAVITAFVGPLVLATIISFAFGANAEGFRATIGVVDADASELGSSIARGLTGADGPGGESPVTFTVIGSESAARTRVDDGDIAAAIVIPAGFGASITGGRPLDLTVLTRPDEQVSAEVARAVAGDIANRLQATRLAVATAAASTGASPTAAQLEAWAAAAQDQAAAITVVDVSPGRGEVSFTAYFGASMAIVFLFLAVGAGARSLIVERRDGTLARELAAPITPRTVLAGKTLAVFVLGLLAMVTMWLVTTVVFGARWGDPVAVVVVAAATVFAIAGVSTLVTALARTEAQADALAAAVTFTLALLGGNFVQPGALPDVLRRLSLATPNGWALRAFTDLSADEAGLVEVLPAIGVLAAIGAVTLTLGLSRLGRLVATG
- a CDS encoding ABC transporter permease gives rise to the protein MSTTEVGAPSDRRPALRRTPPARAVAAVAGVDFRRLTRDRTALFFVVVLPVVVIIIIGVTFGANAEVTIGVVDQDGSELSAALVADLDASDALAVQWFDSLDALNAEVRRSGVVAGVVIPPGYGRALRSASPAELRFVEGLAGGDSFAARTPVLAAASAQGATVQAARFAAAQTGEAYERALDTAEQLARSGPAVGVAVEPVGRAVEDVSRFSYTAPTNLVLFVFLNSLTAATAFAEMRRLGMTRRMLAAPLAGGDVVAGITLNRFAFALLQSLLIVAVGAFLFGVRWGDPLAAGALVVVFALVSTGAGMLLGTFVRSPDQAGALGPPIGIALGMLGGCMWTLEIVSPTMRAIGHLTPHAWAVDAWLELVFYGGHLADIVRELAVLGGFAVALLGLAVVRVGRQLA
- a CDS encoding DUF2516 family protein, whose translation is MAVFAAPMDGLWRLVVTVVSIAVFAVPLALSVWALLDAANRPEWAFALAGRRRVVWIAAPAIGVLFLLPGLVIALWYLLTVRPHVAAAERGDVR
- a CDS encoding aminotransferase class III-fold pyridoxal phosphate-dependent enzyme, producing the protein MASHLSPVWFRVTDLEVVSGSGSVVTTVDGTEYLDFTSGIAVTSTGHCHPKVVAAIQEQATRFIHAQVNCYRHPLLEPLAARLSGLLHDGVDTFFFANSGAEATEAAVKLARQATGRPNIVVFQGSFHGRTAQTMAMTTSKTSYRAGYQPLPAGVFVAPFPAWFSTGETEDAATARCLRELELLLKAQTAPQETAAMIIEPVLGEGGYLPAPFEFLRGVERICRDHGILFVADEVQSGFARTGRMFAHEHAGVRPDVVVMAKGIASGFPFSAIGASAEIMSRWPTGAHGGTYGGNALGCAAALATIDVLTEPGFVEHVQARGGQLIGGLRELQRHDPGLGDVRGLGLMVASELVDPATGQPDAARVAAVQHHCVDEGRLLLMNAGTHGNVIRWMPPLVVTEAQIDQALAAFGAALKATAAAG
- a CDS encoding FixH family protein; this translates as MGRALRSLFAVMVVTGVVLVSAGPSLAHGGNAVIEVLAAQPDGVASVLVQVRVTYEVDGHEAEGARVEVTVVDPASSPVSTTALASAGEPGVYAGSVPVPGAGSWQLEITSAFPPGTTALTVDVPAPPTTAPPTVSSTTAVPPTTGPAISTIGTDQALDPEAGDGGDSGFPWAVVVAVVALGGAGLVGVRIWGQRRRSSPPEA
- a CDS encoding RtcB family protein; this translates as MRVPGIVFASEALLPDLLADRSLDQVVNVATLPGIVQASYAMPDVHWGYGFPIGGVAATDVADGGVVSPGGVGFDISCGVRLLVAPMVAGELRPHLPALLDALGRAVPRGLGAGGLWSLDRDELDDVLERGAVAAVERGRGTPHDLERCEDGGLLAGADPSSVSRRAVERGLLQVGSLGSGNHFLEVQVVEQVVDAATASAWGISLGQVCVMIHSGSRGLGHQVCSDHVRVMLDAMPRYGITVPDQQLACVPVDSPEGRAYLGAMAASANYGRANRQLLAEAARDAFAAVTGRRDLVLLYDVSHNLAKLERHPVGGRHLDLCVHRKGATRALPPGHPDLPADLRATGQPVLVPGSMGTASYLLAGSPTGEAFHSTCHGAGRTMSRHEATRRVSGRQLLAQLEAAGIGVRPGSLKGLAEEAPFAYKDVDEVVRTVEQAGLGRPVARLRPLGVVKG
- a CDS encoding archease, which produces MTAPAAGHRVAPHTADAIVEAWGPTRVLCLEQAVAGLVELFAALPDAVVTEPVPLTVEADRDEELLVLLLEEVLYQLEVLGVVPVHVALEETERGGVAGYAQVVPVGRVEEVGAVPKAISRHQLTFAPDAAGVWRACVTVDV
- a CDS encoding acyl carrier protein, whose protein sequence is MTDQELRDVVLAALGRIAPEADLGSLDPDVDLADQLDLDSMDTLNLVIGIHEATGIEIPERDYPKLASIDAAVAYLAARPRSAP
- a CDS encoding 2-oxo acid dehydrogenase subunit E2, giving the protein MGEFRMPSLGADMESGTLLEWRVQPGDAVHKGDIVAVVDTDKSAIEVEIFESGVIGELLVPVGDKVPVGTLLATVLPPGATLATPPAAPPAAPAPAEVPAPRAAPAEVPAPPAAAVARAAAPHASHLVSPVVRHLAERLGVDLDSVAPTGAGGRITRADVERAAPEVAAPPPAPAPAPAPAPEPSPAVAAAPAPGRPRSSPYARRLAAERGVDLADVAGSGPDGAVVAGDVTAAPSAAAPAPAPAAPAPAAPAARTGADRQASMRRAIAASMERSKREIPHYYVGLDIELGAATAWLDAANAERPVAERLLPAVLLLKAAALAARALPELNGFWVDGGFRPADHVHLGVAVSLRGGGLVAPAIHDADTLGLDELMAALRDLVGRARAGRLRSSEMADPTITVTNLGDQGVTTVYAVITPPQVAMVGFGRVAERPWAEGGMVGPRPVVTATLAADHRVTDGLRGARFLTTIDKLLHAPEDL